The genomic interval ACTGGCCGGAACAGATCCGGCTTGCAGTAGATCCAGAGAGGGCGCGTAAACTCCGCGAATCCCGCATGCCCAAAGAAAGCGATGTCTGTACCATGTGCGGAGA from Deltaproteobacteria bacterium carries:
- a CDS encoding phosphomethylpyrimidine synthase ThiC produces the protein MRLAVDPERARKLRESRMPKESDVCTMCGELCAIKKVANLL